In one window of Leptolyngbya sp. CCY15150 DNA:
- the stpA gene encoding glucosylglycerol 3-phosphatase yields MTQSPHILLHEPSLSLNVDKLAQVLVNVDNILIIQDLDGVCMGLVQDPLRRVIRREYVEAAALFSPHFYVLTNGEHIGARGVNRIVEQAFGYDSYLKRQGRYLPGLAAGGVQWQDQFGQVVHPGVSDRELDFLHAVPQQIGDRLHQFFKHHPDELEPELLQTCIEAAVLNNIASPTANLNRFYEALRDRPQVYAKLQAEMQVLMTQLLEQAQQQGLGDSFFVHYAPNLGRDEQGIEIMRPATDDDSGTTDFQFMLRGALKEAGVLAILNHYYYQRTGSYPLGESFNARQAPHHLDDLVALVKQTFDPLQMPVMIGVGDTVNSQVRQQDGRQMVSRGGSDRNFLYLIQTIGQAFHRGNIVTYVDSSQGEVKNRRAVQVQPASESGDRPAKVLQGPCDPEDLDDPLTIDVVFAEGHDQYTALFQKAAHIRHHNQKTARQHQGMAPNYWNWMGSAANA; encoded by the coding sequence ATGACCCAATCTCCCCACATTTTGCTCCATGAGCCATCCTTATCTTTAAATGTTGACAAACTAGCGCAGGTCTTGGTGAATGTCGATAATATTCTGATTATTCAGGATTTGGATGGTGTTTGTATGGGGTTGGTGCAAGATCCCTTACGGCGCGTCATCCGTCGAGAATATGTCGAAGCTGCTGCTCTGTTCAGTCCTCATTTTTATGTTCTGACCAATGGTGAGCATATTGGGGCTAGGGGCGTGAACCGGATTGTAGAGCAAGCCTTTGGCTATGATTCTTACCTTAAGCGCCAAGGGCGCTACCTGCCTGGGTTGGCTGCTGGCGGAGTGCAGTGGCAGGATCAGTTCGGCCAGGTGGTTCATCCCGGCGTCAGCGATCGCGAACTTGATTTCCTGCACGCTGTTCCTCAGCAGATTGGCGATCGCCTGCATCAGTTTTTCAAGCATCATCCCGATGAGCTAGAGCCGGAACTGCTCCAGACTTGCATTGAAGCGGCGGTGTTGAACAATATTGCTTCGCCCACCGCGAACCTGAACCGATTTTATGAAGCCCTGCGCGATCGCCCTCAGGTCTATGCCAAGCTGCAAGCGGAGATGCAGGTGCTGATGACCCAATTGCTTGAACAGGCGCAGCAGCAGGGGCTAGGCGACTCTTTCTTTGTCCACTATGCTCCCAATTTAGGACGGGATGAGCAGGGGATAGAAATCATGCGTCCGGCGACAGATGATGATTCTGGGACAACCGACTTTCAGTTTATGCTGCGGGGTGCCTTGAAAGAGGCGGGCGTTTTGGCTATTTTGAACCATTATTATTACCAACGCACCGGCAGCTATCCACTCGGGGAAAGCTTTAATGCCCGTCAGGCTCCCCATCACCTCGATGACTTGGTCGCCTTAGTCAAACAAACCTTCGATCCGCTGCAGATGCCGGTGATGATTGGCGTAGGTGACACCGTCAACAGTCAGGTGCGGCAGCAGGATGGCCGTCAGATGGTTAGTCGCGGGGGGAGCGATCGCAATTTCCTATACTTGATCCAGACTATTGGCCAGGCGTTTCATCGGGGCAACATCGTCACCTATGTAGATAGCAGTCAAGGTGAGGTGAAAAATCGCCGCGCCGTGCAAGTGCAGCCTGCTTCCGAAAGTGGCGATCGCCCTGCCAAGGTGTTGCAAGGCCCCTGCGATCCTGAGGATCTGGATGATCCCCTCACCATTGATGTTGTTTTTGCTGAGGGGCATGACCAATACACCGCCCTCTTTCAGAAGGCCGCTCACATCCGCCACCATAATCAGAAAACGGCCCGCCAGCACCAGGGCATGGCTCCCAATTATTGGAACTGGATGGGCAGTGCTGCCAATGCCTAG
- a CDS encoding PAS domain S-box protein — protein MLSDRLQRLRFLFQARLSRRIVLWVFGSIVVIEAIILVPSVSRREQELLDYLKTISLAESSGVLRQRSLNLDDPQQVLAQISRIQENPVVVGGALYRADGTLIGEFGETPQLDYDSINADGRGARLERSLRRYDAVWPMALFNGQYALMIRHDTTTVEQEIYAFIWRIAGLVLIISVFVTVATIIVLDATLISPILRLRQDLLRAGSAIRDDRPPARFESTSYKHLDELRDVISAFEVMFQQVLDAIAERKQAEAALRISEEKFEKAFRSSPNPVLLSRMEDGQLLEVNDSFLQFLDVEAEAVLGKTTVDLGVWSDEGDRRQMIQLFEANPIIRNQEYQLQTRAGQLRTVLYSAERIDIHGVDCILSVMNDITERKQTEEALRDSERRFRALVEQAADAVFVVDRNGQIVDANQQACHNLGYTREDLLHRSVSDIQVALSLSQLQALWNNLTPSHPVTVQGVHRRQDGSTFPVEVRIGLFEFGDRRLIVALARDITERQQAEAARARLAEIGELTAMIVHEVRNPLTTVWMGLNALAKDELSERSHLRLQLALEESDRLQRLLNEILLYAKEQQLDRQPIELNQFLTEVLDSMRSLPIVCDRVLIFQPAPEPIWIEGDRDKLKQVVINLVNNACEAVDTQATVTCVLTSPEPQPHIWLQVHNGGPPIPPEVLDKLTQPFFTTKSSGNGLGLAVTKRIIEAHHASLTIESTAQSGTTVTVALPIAPAPV, from the coding sequence ATGCTGTCAGACCGACTACAACGACTCCGGTTTCTCTTCCAAGCCCGTCTATCACGGCGTATTGTGCTGTGGGTGTTTGGCAGCATTGTCGTCATTGAGGCGATCATCCTAGTGCCCTCGGTTTCCCGCCGTGAGCAAGAACTTTTGGACTATCTCAAAACCATTTCCCTGGCAGAATCCTCGGGGGTGCTGCGTCAGCGATCGCTCAACCTCGACGATCCCCAGCAGGTACTTGCCCAGATCAGCCGTATCCAGGAAAACCCGGTGGTGGTGGGTGGGGCTCTCTACCGAGCAGACGGTACGTTAATCGGTGAGTTTGGAGAAACGCCCCAGTTGGACTATGACTCCATCAATGCTGACGGTCGCGGAGCCCGCCTAGAGCGATCGCTCCGCCGCTACGATGCCGTGTGGCCAATGGCGCTGTTCAACGGTCAGTATGCCCTGATGATTCGCCACGATACCACCACGGTGGAGCAGGAAATTTATGCCTTTATCTGGCGAATTGCTGGGTTAGTGCTGATTATTTCGGTATTTGTCACCGTTGCCACCATTATTGTTCTCGACGCCACCCTAATCTCCCCTATTCTGCGGCTGCGTCAAGATTTGCTGAGGGCGGGATCGGCCATTCGTGATGATCGCCCCCCGGCTCGCTTTGAATCAACGTCCTATAAGCATTTAGACGAACTGCGGGATGTCATATCTGCCTTTGAGGTCATGTTTCAGCAAGTGCTAGACGCGATCGCTGAACGAAAACAGGCGGAGGCTGCCCTGCGGATTTCTGAAGAAAAATTTGAAAAAGCCTTTCGCTCCAGTCCCAACCCGGTGCTGCTCAGCCGCATGGAAGACGGTCAGTTGCTGGAGGTAAACGATAGCTTTCTACAGTTTCTAGATGTAGAGGCTGAAGCAGTGCTAGGGAAAACAACGGTAGATTTAGGAGTTTGGAGCGATGAGGGCGATCGCCGCCAGATGATCCAGTTGTTTGAGGCTAACCCAATTATTCGTAACCAAGAGTATCAGTTGCAGACGCGAGCAGGACAGTTGCGCACAGTTCTATATTCCGCAGAACGTATTGATATTCATGGGGTAGACTGCATTTTATCGGTGATGAATGACATCACAGAACGCAAGCAGACGGAAGAAGCGCTGCGAGACAGTGAGCGTCGTTTTCGAGCCTTGGTGGAGCAGGCTGCCGATGCGGTCTTTGTGGTCGATCGCAACGGGCAAATTGTGGATGCCAATCAGCAAGCTTGCCATAACCTCGGCTATACCCGAGAAGACCTGTTACACCGCTCAGTGTCAGATATTCAGGTGGCGCTTTCCTTATCGCAACTGCAGGCGCTTTGGAATAATTTGACCCCCAGCCATCCGGTTACGGTGCAAGGGGTACATCGTCGTCAAGATGGCAGTACCTTTCCTGTGGAAGTGCGTATTGGTTTATTTGAATTTGGCGATCGCCGCCTCATTGTTGCCCTAGCTAGAGATATTACCGAACGTCAGCAGGCCGAGGCCGCCCGCGCCCGTCTGGCAGAAATTGGCGAACTGACGGCAATGATTGTCCATGAGGTACGTAATCCTCTCACCACCGTTTGGATGGGCTTGAATGCTTTAGCTAAGGATGAACTCTCGGAGCGATCGCACCTGCGCCTACAGTTGGCGCTAGAAGAATCCGATCGACTGCAGCGCTTACTTAATGAAATCTTACTCTATGCCAAGGAACAGCAGCTTGATCGCCAACCCATAGAACTCAACCAATTCTTAACCGAAGTGCTGGACTCCATGCGTAGCTTACCCATCGTCTGCGATCGCGTTCTTATCTTTCAGCCAGCGCCAGAACCTATCTGGATTGAGGGCGATCGCGATAAGCTGAAACAGGTTGTGATTAATCTGGTTAACAACGCCTGCGAAGCCGTGGATACCCAAGCAACCGTCACCTGTGTACTCACCTCTCCAGAGCCCCAGCCCCACATCTGGCTGCAAGTCCATAATGGCGGCCCACCCATTCCGCCAGAGGTGCTGGATAAGCTCACCCAGCCCTTTTTTACCACTAAATCCTCAGGTAATGGCCTAGGTCTAGCCGTCACCAAGCGGATCATTGAAGCGCATCATGCTTCTCTCACCATTGAATCCACGGCCCAGTCCGGCACCACGGTCACCGTAGCTCTGCCCATTGCCCCAGCACCGGTGTAA